From Fusarium oxysporum f. sp. lycopersici 4287 chromosome 10, whole genome shotgun sequence, the proteins below share one genomic window:
- a CDS encoding RNA-directed RNA polymerase, translating to MLTKRFITMAATRGLSEIPTLASLYRDPDSTLSEAHLSSRSDPDYPASDSINKRIGLIRGDITKLRLDAIVNAANRSLLGGGGVDGAIHRAAGTDLVKECKSLGPINTGEAVITKGYNLPSKHVIHTVGPVYAADANPNESLANCYRESLKLAVKNGVTTIGFSAISTGVYGFPNLPAAKIACRTVREFLESEEGSKLTRVVFVTFVAPDVNAYNETIPRMFPPTKDGSA from the exons CAAACGATTCATCACAATGGCTGCTACTAGAGGCCTCAGCGAGATTCCAACCCTCGCCTCTCTCTATCGCGACCCTGATTCTACCCTGTCCGAGGCTCAtctctcatcaagaagcgaCCCTGACTATCCTGCATCTGATTCCATCAACAAGCGCATCGGCTTGATTCGTGGCGATATCACCAAGCTTCGACTCGATGCCATCGTCAACGCCGCAAACAGATCTCTACTAGGCGGAGGGGGCGTTGATGGAGCCATTCACAGGGCCGCCGGTACTGATCTGGTTAAGGAGTGTAAGTCCCTCGGCCCCATTAACACTGGTGAGGCCGTCATCACAAAGGGTTACAACCTCCCTTCCAAGCATGTCATTCACACTGTCGGACCTGTGTACGCTGCAGACGCGAACCCCAACGAGAGTCTCGCCAATTGCTACCGCGAAAGCTTGAAGCTTGCCGTCAAGAACGGCGTGACCACGATCGGTTTCAGCGCCATCAGCACAGGCGTTTACGGGTTTCCCAACCTTCCTGCCGCTAAGATTGCCTGCAGGACTGTGAGAGAATTCCTTGAGAGTGAGGAGGGAAGCAAGCTCACCCGAGTGGTATTTGTCACGTTTGTTGCTCCCGATGTGAATGCGTACAACGAGACGATTCC GCGAATGTTCCCCCCTACGAAAGACGGATCTGCGTAG